A window of the Oncorhynchus masou masou isolate Uvic2021 chromosome 13, UVic_Omas_1.1, whole genome shotgun sequence genome harbors these coding sequences:
- the LOC135553114 gene encoding lysophosphatidic acid receptor 6-like codes for MPLCERDVCYIQWIVYVPTFVVGLPLNLATLWLLLFRIRRWTESTVYLSSLIINDSLLIFSLPFKMYAFGRTWGLSMGFCTFLESLVFVNIYGSIILIVCISGDRYVSLRFPFNGKRLRSPRKAALVCLAVWVTVFAFTTPVYELHNKNTTSLHNNNETRCFEGFSRETWGKKWIIVAMEMVFTISTVTMLFFSVRVMQILSDMRRRNPLDKKVRDNKSVKIILSNLVAFMLCFIPYHVAAVVYFLAKNSTENPDVIDPLRDFVHISTCLGSVNCLTDGVCYYFILKENLLTASQERRRMSTRGNNVAKPGEINQHPMDNIMVKGPRETGSDNQVTGDR; via the coding sequence ATGCCACTGTGTGAAAGGGACGTGTGCTATATACAATGGATTGTCTACGTCCCCACGTTCGTGGTGGGTTTACCCCTCAACCTGGCCACCCTGTGGCTCCTCCTCTTCAGGATCCGTCGATGGACTGAGTCCACAGTCTACCTCAGCAGTCTGATCATCAACGACAGccttctcatcttctctctgccCTTCAAGATGTACGCCTTCGGCCGCACCTGGGGCCTGAGCATGGGCTTCTGCACCTTCCTGGAGAGCCTGGTGTTCGTCAATATCTATGGGAGCATCATACTGATCGTGTGCATCTCGGGCGACCGATATGTTTCTCTGCGGTTTCCATTCAACGGCAAGCGTCTACGCTCGCCACGGAAGGCTGCCCTGGTATGCCTGGCTGTGTGGGTGACGGTATTCGCTTTCACCACACCCGTCTATGAGCTCCACAACAAAAACACCACTAGCCTTCACAACAATAACGAAACCAGGTGTTTCGAGGGATTCTCCAGGGAAACCTGGGGGAAGAAATGGATCATTGTCGCCATGGAGATGGTATTCACAATCAGCACTGTCACTATGTTGTTCTTCTCGGTGCGCGTGATGCAGATCCTGAGTGACATGCGGCGTCGGAACCCGCTGGACAAGAAGGTGAGGGACAACAAGTCTGTGAAGATCATCCTGAGCAACCTGGTGGCCTTTATGCTGTGCTTCATCCCGTACCATGTGGCCGCAGTCGTCTACTTCCTGGCCAAGAACAGCACAGAGAACCCAGACGTCATCGACCCCCTCAGAGACTTCGTTCACATCAGCACCTGTCTGGGCAGTGTCAACTGTCTGACGGACGGGGTCTGCTACTACTTCATCCTGAAGGAGAACCTGTTGACTGCCAGCCAGGAGAGAAGGAGGATGTCCACTAGAGGGAACAACGTGGCAAAGCCCGGGGAAATCAACCAGCATCCGATGGACAACATCATGGTCAAGGGACCCAGAGAGAcaggatcagacaaccaggtcACTGGAGATCGATAG